The Pantoea sp. At-9b genome includes a window with the following:
- the focA gene encoding formate transporter FocA encodes MKTDNPFNSLLPAAMAKVAEDAGVYKATKHPLTTFFLAITAGVFISIAFVFYITATTGSGTMPYGMAKLIGGICFSLGLMLVVVCGADLFTSTVLIVVAKASGRITWAQLGRNWLNVYIGNLLGALFFVALIWLSGEHMVANGAWGLNVLQTADHKMHHSFIEAVSLGTLANLMVCLAVWMSYSGRSLLDKMVAMILPVAMFVASGFEHSIANMFLIPMAIMIRDFASPEFWQMAGASASQFQALSVGNFIVDNLIPVTIGNIIGGGLLVGLTYWVIYLRGDDPVH; translated from the coding sequence GTGAAAACTGACAACCCGTTTAATTCATTATTACCGGCTGCAATGGCAAAGGTTGCTGAAGATGCCGGGGTTTATAAAGCCACTAAACACCCCTTAACCACCTTCTTTCTTGCCATAACTGCTGGCGTATTCATTTCTATCGCTTTTGTGTTCTATATCACCGCCACTACCGGTAGCGGCACAATGCCTTACGGCATGGCAAAACTGATTGGCGGCATATGTTTCTCTCTGGGATTGATGCTGGTAGTGGTCTGCGGTGCCGACCTCTTCACCTCCACCGTATTGATTGTGGTGGCAAAAGCCAGTGGCCGCATTACCTGGGCGCAGTTGGGCCGTAACTGGTTGAATGTGTATATCGGTAACTTGTTGGGTGCCCTGTTTTTTGTGGCTCTGATATGGCTCTCTGGCGAACATATGGTGGCGAACGGTGCCTGGGGTTTAAACGTTCTGCAAACTGCTGACCATAAAATGCACCATAGCTTCATTGAAGCAGTCAGTCTCGGCACGCTTGCCAACCTGATGGTGTGCCTGGCAGTTTGGATGAGCTACTCCGGGCGTAGCCTGCTCGACAAAATGGTCGCGATGATTCTGCCAGTCGCAATGTTCGTCGCCAGTGGCTTTGAGCACAGTATCGCTAACATGTTTCTGATTCCAATGGCGATTATGATTCGTGATTTCGCCAGCCCTGAATTCTGGCAAATGGCGGGGGCCAGCGCCTCACAGTTCCAGGCGCTCAGCGTCGGTAACTTTATTGTCGACAACCTTATTCCTGTCACCATCGGTAACATCATTGGTGGTGGCTTGTTAGTCGGATTGACCTACTGGGTTATCTATCTGCGCGGTGATGACCCGGTACATTAA
- the pflA gene encoding pyruvate formate lyase 1-activating protein: MSTIGRIHSFESCGTVDGPGIRFITFFQGCLMRCLYCHNRDTWDTHGGKEITVEDLMKDVLSYRHFMNASGGGVTASGGEAILQAEFVRDWFRACRAEGIHTCLDTNGFVRRYDPVIDELLEVTDLVMLDLKQINDDIHQILVGVSNHRTMDFARYLQKKGTRTWIRYVVVPGYSDDDDSVHRLGEFTQDMDNIEKIELLPYHELGKHKWIAMGEEYKLEGVKPPTKETMERVKNILSGYGHQVMY; the protein is encoded by the coding sequence ATGTCAACCATCGGTCGTATTCACTCCTTCGAATCCTGCGGCACCGTTGACGGCCCGGGAATCCGTTTTATCACCTTCTTCCAGGGCTGCCTGATGCGCTGCCTCTATTGCCACAACCGTGATACCTGGGACACCCACGGTGGCAAAGAGATCACGGTAGAAGATTTAATGAAAGATGTGCTGTCGTACCGCCACTTTATGAATGCGTCGGGGGGTGGCGTGACGGCTTCCGGCGGTGAAGCGATTCTCCAGGCAGAATTTGTGCGTGACTGGTTCCGCGCCTGCCGCGCGGAAGGCATCCATACCTGCCTCGACACCAATGGCTTTGTCCGTCGTTACGACCCGGTTATTGATGAATTGCTTGAAGTAACCGATCTGGTGATGCTCGATCTCAAACAAATCAATGATGATATCCACCAAATTCTGGTCGGCGTCTCGAACCACCGCACCATGGATTTTGCCCGTTATTTGCAGAAGAAAGGCACCCGCACCTGGATTCGCTATGTCGTGGTACCCGGCTATTCCGATGATGATGATTCGGTGCATCGCCTGGGGGAATTCACCCAAGACATGGATAACATCGAGAAGATTGAATTATTGCCTTACCACGAATTAGGTAAGCATAAATGGATTGCGATGGGTGAAGAGTACAAGCTGGAAGGCGTCAAACCACCGACAAAAGAAACCATGGAGCGGGTGAAGAACATTCTGTCCGGCTATGGTCACCAAGTGATGTATTGA
- the pflB gene encoding formate C-acetyltransferase, protein MTELNEKLAAAWEGFSAGEWQNSVNVRDFIQKNYTPYEGDESFLAGATPATTKLWDNVLEGIKIENRTHAPVDFDTDLASTITSHDAGYINKSLEKIVGLQTEAPLKRAIIPFGGIKMVEGSCKVYGRELDPSLKKVFTEYRKTHNQGVFDVYTPDILRCRKSGVLTGLPDAYGRGRIIGDYRRVALYGIDYLMKDKVAQFNSLQSDMENGVNLEATIRLREEISEQHRALGQIKEMAAKYGHDISLPATTAQEAVQWTYYGYLAAVKSQNGAAMSFGRVSTFLDVYIERDIKAGKLTEDAAQELIDHLVMKLRMVRFLRTPEYDELFSGDPIWATESLAGMGVDGRTLVTKSTFRFLNTLYTMGPSPEPNMTILWSEKLPINFKKYAAKVSIDTSSLQYENDDLMRPDFNNDDYAIACCVSPMVIGKQMQFFGARANLAKTLLYAINGGVDEKLKMQVGPKEAPITDDVLDFETVMARMDHFMDWLAKQYVTALNVIHYMHDKYSYEASLMALHDRDVYRTMACGIAGLSVAADSLSAIKYAKVKPVRDADGLAIDFEIEGEYPQFGNNDARVDDMACDLVERFMKKIQKLATYRNAVPTQSVLTITSNVVYGKKTGNTPDGRRAGAPFGPGANPMHGRDQKGAVASLTSVAKLPFAYAKDGISYTFSIVPNALGKDDNVRKTNLAGLMDGYFHHEANNIEGGQHLNVNVMNREMLLDAMDHPEKYPQLTIRVSGYAVRFNSLTKEQQQDVITRTFTKSL, encoded by the coding sequence ATGACCGAACTGAATGAAAAATTGGCGGCAGCCTGGGAAGGATTTAGCGCGGGCGAATGGCAGAACAGTGTCAACGTCCGCGATTTCATCCAGAAAAATTACACCCCTTATGAAGGCGACGAGTCATTCCTCGCAGGTGCAACGCCGGCCACCACTAAATTGTGGGATAACGTGCTGGAAGGCATCAAGATTGAAAACCGTACTCATGCACCGGTTGACTTTGATACCGACCTCGCTTCAACCATCACCTCCCACGATGCCGGTTACATCAACAAGTCACTGGAAAAAATCGTTGGTCTGCAAACTGAAGCCCCGTTGAAACGTGCCATCATCCCGTTCGGTGGCATCAAAATGGTAGAAGGCTCCTGTAAGGTTTATGGCCGTGAGCTGGACCCTTCACTGAAAAAAGTCTTCACTGAGTACCGTAAAACCCACAACCAGGGCGTGTTCGATGTCTACACCCCAGATATCCTGCGCTGCCGTAAATCCGGTGTGTTGACCGGTCTGCCAGATGCCTATGGTCGTGGTCGTATCATTGGTGACTACCGTCGTGTCGCACTTTACGGCATCGACTACCTGATGAAAGACAAAGTTGCGCAGTTCAATTCTCTGCAAAGCGATATGGAAAACGGCGTCAATCTGGAAGCCACTATCCGTCTGCGTGAAGAGATTTCTGAACAGCACCGTGCGCTGGGTCAGATCAAAGAGATGGCGGCTAAATACGGTCACGATATCTCTCTGCCTGCCACCACGGCTCAGGAAGCGGTGCAGTGGACTTACTACGGCTATCTGGCTGCGGTTAAATCACAGAACGGTGCTGCGATGTCATTTGGTCGCGTGTCTACCTTCCTTGATGTTTACATCGAACGTGACATCAAAGCGGGCAAACTGACTGAAGATGCCGCCCAAGAACTGATTGACCATCTGGTAATGAAACTGCGCATGGTGCGCTTCCTGCGTACCCCGGAATATGATGAGCTGTTCTCTGGTGACCCGATCTGGGCAACGGAGTCTCTGGCCGGTATGGGCGTCGATGGTCGTACTCTGGTGACCAAAAGCACCTTCCGTTTCCTGAATACGCTGTACACCATGGGCCCATCACCGGAGCCTAACATGACCATTCTGTGGTCAGAAAAACTGCCGATTAACTTTAAAAAATATGCGGCAAAAGTTTCCATCGATACCTCATCACTGCAGTATGAAAACGATGACCTGATGCGCCCTGACTTCAACAACGATGACTACGCCATCGCGTGTTGCGTTAGCCCAATGGTGATCGGTAAACAGATGCAGTTCTTCGGTGCTCGCGCTAACCTGGCGAAAACCCTGCTGTACGCAATCAACGGCGGCGTTGATGAAAAACTGAAAATGCAGGTTGGCCCGAAAGAAGCGCCCATCACTGATGACGTGCTGGACTTCGAAACCGTTATGGCGCGTATGGACCACTTCATGGACTGGCTGGCAAAACAGTATGTCACCGCCCTGAACGTTATCCACTATATGCATGACAAATACAGCTACGAAGCATCGCTGATGGCACTGCATGACCGTGATGTTTACCGTACTATGGCGTGTGGTATCGCGGGACTGTCTGTCGCCGCAGACTCCCTTTCCGCTATCAAATACGCCAAAGTGAAACCGGTACGTGATGCGGATGGTCTGGCGATTGATTTCGAAATCGAAGGCGAGTACCCGCAGTTTGGTAACAACGATGCACGCGTCGATGATATGGCTTGTGACCTGGTTGAACGTTTCATGAAAAAAATTCAGAAACTGGCGACCTACCGCAATGCTGTTCCGACTCAGTCAGTGCTGACCATTACCTCTAACGTGGTTTATGGTAAGAAAACCGGTAACACCCCAGATGGTCGTCGTGCTGGCGCACCGTTCGGCCCGGGCGCTAACCCGATGCACGGACGTGACCAGAAAGGTGCGGTTGCCTCACTGACATCTGTTGCGAAACTGCCGTTCGCCTACGCCAAAGATGGTATCTCTTATACCTTCTCCATCGTGCCGAACGCACTGGGTAAAGATGATAACGTCCGTAAAACCAACCTCGCAGGCCTGATGGATGGCTACTTCCACCATGAAGCCAACAATATCGAGGGCGGTCAGCATCTGAACGTGAACGTGATGAACCGTGAAATGCTGTTAGATGCGATGGATCACCCGGAAAAATATCCGCAGCTGACCATCCGTGTTTCCGGTTACGCCGTGCGTTTCAACTCGCTGACTAAAGAGCAGCAACAGGATGTCATTACCCGTACTTTCACCAAGTCCCTGTAA